In the Paenibacillus sp. FSL H7-0357 genome, one interval contains:
- a CDS encoding HNH endonuclease, with translation MEVNPKDPIVRYAILEAHGFQCYYTEKSLNMFNATIDHIVPQSYEGKLDELNEYKRVLGHDVDINHLYNLVPATWKINLLKSNKLYKVPHAIFLINRAKEKASEIIKRIQELRNFKDFERYLAAISAYISSSNNPRIEFSKIVELLPEQFGPFENKREVTSEHFSRSLPSVSLMAFLPRIYEQCGSCCFEFRSVFVSDCMITLSHKQITQQLFLGLNTDYKLEKRGFIVGKHFNLPNLYYIQLGNNRFTLKEEEVEDLCKIIDDFGGVFVKRFQSIENKWGVSNFCEFDPYECSVKLIEIKRSLWRKMIEFSWEFDYANGNSEWHIFNRTNGTIMLYPNRIILTRLEPENIESYHYESYMNPDETLWIKWKRYDNRLIKDEEPWTAEQTFHWLTEKFIPYVVYYYELVNIKKRWFEKSMAFLEFSNDFKIDNYIINSSFQIKRDFKLIDSADDLLSEMCSLQMFFSTNPSISLSLEEIKSIFLGIKYILMNIELPNYSYYYIKKQINYSMLEKNNHMDAIALINHKLETIVEENITLGQIGELFKCYIEALKCKNAINNLNKIVIKEVIKLLEPIWERYYFIEYIKRIGKDNN, from the coding sequence ATGGAGGTTAATCCTAAAGATCCTATTGTTCGTTATGCAATTTTGGAAGCACATGGTTTTCAATGCTATTATACTGAAAAATCATTGAATATGTTTAATGCAACAATAGATCATATAGTTCCGCAATCTTATGAAGGTAAATTAGACGAACTAAATGAATATAAGAGAGTACTTGGTCATGATGTAGACATAAATCATTTGTATAATTTGGTTCCTGCAACCTGGAAGATAAATTTATTAAAAAGCAACAAATTATACAAAGTACCACACGCAATTTTTTTAATAAATCGGGCAAAAGAAAAAGCCTCGGAAATAATAAAAAGAATCCAAGAGTTGAGGAATTTTAAAGATTTCGAAAGATATCTTGCGGCAATAAGCGCTTACATTAGTAGTTCAAATAACCCAAGGATAGAGTTTTCAAAAATAGTAGAATTATTACCTGAACAATTTGGTCCTTTTGAGAATAAAAGAGAAGTTACATCTGAGCATTTTTCAAGAAGTCTGCCTTCGGTAAGTCTTATGGCATTTTTACCTAGGATTTATGAGCAGTGTGGTAGTTGTTGTTTTGAATTCAGAAGTGTCTTTGTTAGTGATTGTATGATCACACTTTCACATAAGCAAATTACCCAACAACTGTTTTTAGGTTTGAATACTGATTACAAATTAGAGAAAAGAGGTTTTATAGTAGGTAAGCATTTTAATCTTCCAAATCTGTATTATATACAACTTGGTAATAATCGTTTTACATTAAAGGAAGAAGAAGTTGAAGATCTATGTAAAATAATTGATGACTTTGGAGGAGTTTTTGTTAAACGATTTCAATCAATTGAAAACAAATGGGGAGTATCAAATTTTTGTGAGTTTGATCCATATGAATGTTCAGTAAAACTTATTGAAATTAAAAGAAGTTTATGGAGGAAGATGATTGAGTTTTCGTGGGAATTTGATTATGCAAATGGAAATTCAGAATGGCATATATTTAATCGTACAAATGGCACTATAATGCTTTATCCAAATCGTATAATCTTGACAAGACTAGAACCTGAGAACATAGAATCTTATCATTATGAATCTTATATGAATCCCGATGAAACTTTATGGATTAAATGGAAGAGGTATGATAATCGATTAATAAAGGACGAAGAACCTTGGACGGCGGAACAGACATTTCATTGGTTGACAGAAAAGTTTATTCCTTATGTTGTCTATTACTATGAACTAGTCAATATAAAGAAACGCTGGTTTGAAAAAAGTATGGCTTTTCTTGAATTCAGTAACGATTTTAAAATTGACAACTACATAATAAATTCTAGTTTTCAGATAAAAAGAGACTTTAAACTTATTGACAGTGCTGATGATTTGTTATCTGAGATGTGTTCATTACAAATGTTTTTTAGTACTAACCCAAGTATTTCTTTATCTCTAGAAGAGATCAAGTCTATTTTTTTAGGAATAAAGTATATTCTGATGAATATAGAGTTACCAAACTACTCTTACTATTACATAAAAAAGCAAATTAATTATTCAATGCTTGAAAAAAATAATCATATGGATGCAATAGCTTTAATTAATCATAAATTAGAGACTATTGTTGAAGAAAATATAACTTTGGGGCAAATTGGTGAGTTATTTAAGTGCTATATTGAAGCACTTAAATGCAAGAATGCAATAAATAATCTTAATAAAATAGTCATTAAGGAAGTTATTAAACTACTCGAACCAATTTGGGAAAGATATTATTTTATTGAATACATAAAGCGAATTGGTAAAGATAACAATTAG
- a CDS encoding RNA-binding domain-containing protein, whose translation MIDRHTISTLLGSTSFKNLVGVGMELKPYELALLMLRALDNSEEYGYIVMGVSKLINNYAVVGLSLTVKDSAKEPISTALSLISVELEVEYDNIDVNGRNVFVIKLKNSPKALSMNFTRDLDSQEGFIKNLIVACLTLQARNYYSNASEDERNDYIGDMLAAIGYNIKDQTRRGSSSSGKGSGELDIFVSKDRLPFTVIEAMNLSSLSTNYINEHLDKIFSYDTSGNKFNVCLSYVKIADFNSFWERYSAHVTNHSYPAPLLSSDTSIDDEYGYSELRIMKTNHNRSSRTVILYHICVKIH comes from the coding sequence ATGATTGATAGACATACAATCAGTACGTTGTTAGGTTCAACATCTTTTAAGAACCTAGTCGGTGTAGGGATGGAATTAAAGCCGTATGAATTGGCTTTGCTTATGTTGCGTGCATTAGACAACTCCGAAGAATATGGGTATATCGTGATGGGTGTATCTAAGCTTATCAACAATTACGCGGTTGTTGGGTTAAGCCTCACGGTTAAAGACAGTGCTAAAGAACCTATCTCTACTGCATTGAGCCTTATATCCGTTGAACTTGAGGTTGAGTACGATAACATAGATGTTAATGGGAGAAATGTATTTGTAATAAAGTTGAAGAATAGCCCCAAAGCTCTTTCTATGAATTTTACAAGAGATCTCGATTCGCAAGAAGGTTTTATCAAAAATTTAATTGTAGCTTGTTTAACTTTACAAGCAAGAAATTATTATTCTAATGCAAGTGAAGACGAGCGTAATGATTATATTGGTGACATGCTTGCAGCCATCGGTTATAACATAAAAGACCAAACTAGACGAGGAAGTTCTTCGTCAGGCAAAGGTTCTGGTGAACTTGATATATTCGTGTCAAAAGACAGATTACCGTTTACTGTTATTGAAGCAATGAATCTTAGTTCTTTAAGTACAAACTACATTAACGAGCATTTGGATAAGATTTTTTCATACGATACTTCAGGTAATAAATTCAATGTATGCCTATCTTACGTCAAAATCGCAGACTTCAATTCGTTTTGGGAAAGATATTCTGCGCATGTGACGAATCACAGCTATCCTGCACCTTTGCTCTCATCAGATACAAGTATCGATGATGAATATGGGTATTCAGAATTAAGAATAATGAAGACCAATCATAATCGTTCGAGTAGAACGGTTATCTTGTATCATATTTGTGTCAAAATTCATTGA
- a CDS encoding ATP-binding protein yields MTFREKIQQLRKGASEAQSATKIIDKLKALKDSNGPDTSYRWIWELIQNAKDVVNASGFVDIEIKFSEVNKTIEFNHNGRLFTTENIVFLIEQVSTKERSLTAENKKKSTGKFGTGFLTTHLLSEKVQVHGFLQDDNESPRSFKTLLDRTGQDKTSIMNAISDSCDMLDNGTECAVDESQMNTKFVYELDRVGIETAKSGLKNLLISIPYVFAFVPELSSITVSMDNYERVIRRGGELSVELQSANVTEVQISTSKGENTTFDNRYVFVQANNEVSIAVEIKKNSTNEKHLIGLHKELPRIFCDFPLLGTHDFAFPVVVNSPLFNPTEPRDGIPLIHSERSGGDSDENRKRIIEAINLYNDMLDYFSTKGYKDLYNIVKISEQSEKNWLDSDWVEEILIHPIKEHIKTTTFIHNSLDEICSLYDVWGTSSILIMKDETPEYRSKVWELSNILMPAKMTRKDEIENWYNSLWVECRNFGIVDLIKEVEDCGNLVTLSTRLGCDSIKWLNDLIILLYHNSSKFIAELGRNPSILPNQCGDFLPLDRIYAENNIGEIYKDIALIAGINFRERLLDNRVSKDYLQGLQEFNLKNVFSELIQTQINQETKPEFYKAIINLRAGKNEKQNEFVDIAKCLYPNCFDQYSRVNYLNDKLLSDALKFWREKICIDLSDCASISSVLVHYDFQNDREVAEWVSKLANHFRICEDENLLDRYAVLPNQIGDFMCKSEIFFDDGSLNEILKDAATYSGNDVRGKMLFEGIAIELPLNRTISLETIAPTITDYVRNNNKSIRLNDFELRETFRNTCAWIRDNRKDSRVSKCFKELIENLHWFYDDEEIAESMAKSEQYDEVLKRYNVADINELANILATQSSAGSEAISISKELLAQWGISSEEELRKALSKNVFGSAQIHQSTNSAELFSYVKNILNRSRTNIVNFLYEHDDYEFDKDNLQLIENTANTIFRVRKLGREIYIIARPSDFEQIILYYDTEIDLLDFDKDCELWVENEVDPIPKKITLGRILKLTGVNKIPLRSLKNND; encoded by the coding sequence ATGACGTTTCGTGAGAAAATCCAACAATTGCGTAAAGGTGCAAGCGAGGCTCAATCTGCAACAAAAATTATCGATAAGCTCAAGGCCCTTAAAGACAGCAATGGTCCAGATACATCGTATAGATGGATATGGGAGTTGATTCAAAACGCTAAGGATGTCGTGAATGCAAGTGGATTCGTTGATATCGAGATTAAATTTAGCGAAGTTAATAAAACTATTGAATTTAACCATAATGGTCGATTGTTTACGACTGAAAACATAGTTTTTTTGATTGAGCAGGTTTCAACAAAAGAACGCTCATTGACCGCTGAGAACAAAAAGAAATCTACTGGTAAATTTGGAACGGGTTTCTTGACGACTCATTTGCTTTCTGAGAAAGTTCAGGTGCATGGATTTCTACAAGATGATAATGAAAGCCCTCGTTCCTTCAAGACGTTATTAGACAGGACTGGACAAGATAAAACATCAATCATGAATGCCATAAGTGACAGTTGTGATATGCTGGACAACGGAACAGAATGTGCTGTTGATGAGAGTCAAATGAATACAAAGTTTGTTTACGAATTGGATAGAGTAGGGATAGAAACAGCAAAGTCAGGCCTAAAAAATCTTCTAATTTCTATTCCATATGTATTTGCATTTGTGCCAGAGTTAAGTTCAATAACCGTTAGCATGGATAATTATGAAAGAGTGATTCGAAGAGGGGGGGAATTATCTGTAGAACTTCAATCTGCTAATGTTACCGAGGTACAAATCTCAACATCAAAAGGCGAAAACACTACTTTCGACAATAGGTATGTCTTTGTGCAAGCGAATAATGAGGTATCGATCGCTGTAGAAATTAAAAAAAACAGCACAAATGAAAAACATTTAATTGGGCTGCATAAGGAATTGCCACGGATTTTTTGCGATTTCCCCTTATTAGGCACTCATGACTTTGCATTTCCGGTAGTTGTCAATAGTCCATTGTTTAATCCCACAGAGCCTCGTGACGGCATCCCCTTGATTCATTCCGAGCGTTCAGGTGGTGACTCAGATGAGAACAGAAAAAGAATTATAGAAGCAATAAACCTATATAACGATATGCTTGACTATTTTTCAACGAAAGGTTACAAAGACCTCTATAATATTGTTAAGATTTCTGAACAATCCGAAAAAAATTGGCTCGACTCAGATTGGGTTGAGGAAATTCTTATTCATCCAATCAAAGAGCATATAAAAACAACTACTTTCATTCATAATAGTTTGGATGAAATTTGTTCTCTTTATGATGTTTGGGGTACCTCAAGCATTTTGATTATGAAAGATGAAACTCCTGAATATAGAAGTAAAGTTTGGGAGTTGTCAAATATATTGATGCCTGCGAAGATGACCCGAAAAGATGAAATCGAAAACTGGTACAACTCATTGTGGGTGGAGTGCCGCAATTTTGGCATTGTTGATCTAATTAAAGAGGTTGAGGACTGCGGTAATTTGGTGACCCTGAGTACTCGTTTGGGCTGTGATTCGATAAAATGGCTTAACGATTTAATTATTCTTCTATATCATAATTCAAGTAAGTTCATTGCTGAATTAGGGCGTAATCCATCCATTCTTCCTAACCAATGTGGAGATTTCTTACCTTTGGACAGAATATATGCTGAAAACAATATCGGCGAAATATACAAGGATATAGCCTTAATTGCAGGTATTAATTTCAGAGAAAGATTGCTTGATAACAGGGTTTCAAAAGATTACCTGCAAGGGTTACAAGAATTTAACTTAAAGAATGTATTTAGTGAGCTTATTCAAACCCAAATTAATCAAGAAACAAAACCTGAATTTTATAAAGCTATCATCAATCTTCGTGCAGGAAAAAATGAAAAGCAAAATGAGTTTGTTGATATTGCTAAATGCCTATATCCAAATTGCTTTGATCAGTACAGCAGAGTAAATTATCTTAATGATAAACTGCTCTCCGACGCATTGAAGTTTTGGAGGGAGAAGATTTGTATAGATTTAAGTGACTGTGCTTCTATTAGTAGTGTCCTTGTTCATTATGACTTTCAAAATGACAGAGAAGTAGCTGAATGGGTTTCAAAATTGGCAAACCATTTCAGAATATGTGAGGATGAAAACTTACTTGATAGATACGCTGTATTACCAAATCAAATTGGGGATTTTATGTGTAAGAGTGAAATCTTTTTTGACGACGGAAGTCTTAATGAAATTCTAAAAGACGCGGCTACGTATTCAGGCAATGACGTAAGGGGAAAAATGTTGTTTGAAGGCATTGCAATTGAGTTACCCTTAAACCGAACTATATCGCTTGAAACTATAGCTCCAACAATCACTGACTATGTTAGAAATAACAATAAATCAATAAGACTAAACGATTTCGAGCTTAGAGAAACATTTAGAAACACTTGCGCATGGATTAGGGATAACCGCAAAGATAGTAGAGTAAGTAAGTGTTTTAAAGAACTTATAGAAAATCTTCATTGGTTCTATGACGATGAAGAAATTGCTGAAAGTATGGCAAAGTCAGAACAGTATGATGAAGTTTTAAAAAGATATAATGTAGCTGATATAAATGAATTGGCGAATATACTTGCAACTCAATCATCTGCGGGGAGCGAAGCTATTAGCATTTCAAAAGAACTTCTTGCTCAGTGGGGTATATCATCAGAAGAAGAACTTCGTAAGGCTCTGTCAAAGAACGTCTTTGGCTCTGCCCAGATTCATCAATCTACAAATAGTGCTGAGCTCTTTAGTTACGTTAAAAATATTCTAAATCGCTCAAGAACGAATATTGTAAACTTCTTATATGAACATGATGATTACGAGTTTGACAAAGACAATCTTCAGCTTATAGAAAATACAGCAAATACGATTTTTAGAGTTCGTAAATTAGGGCGAGAAATTTATATTATTGCTAGACCTTCGGATTTTGAACAAATAATTTTGTACTACGATACTGAAATAGATCTGCTGGATTTCGATAAAGATTGTGAACTATGGGTGGAGAATGAAGTTGATCCAATCCCCAAAAAAATTACTCTTGGCAGAATACTGAAATTGACGGGGGTAAACAAAATTCCATTGAGGAGTTTAAAGAATAATGATTGA